A portion of the Streptomyces erythrochromogenes genome contains these proteins:
- a CDS encoding LysR family transcriptional regulator translates to MSLRQMEYFLAVVEESSFTRAADTLHVTQPALSHQVKALERSVGGALLERMPRGVRLTPMGRAFLPHAQLAVRSARQAERAARAAAGVAGGELHLATVHAVAVGLLPGVVARWRALYQGVSLVLREYGSTEALEEQLERGVADLAVGPEPARWTGPLLRLDREELVVVVPFDDPLARRGSVRLAELAHRDWIRCAMEPLVDGVLVLDRACGEVGFTPRTVLRTEHTSTAVRMAAAGVGIVMAPAHMVRGAVGEDCVLLSLDPAWHRRLAVFSRVPLTGAAAAFAELVRAGTPTAGVTPTRDGSGRPD, encoded by the coding sequence ATGAGCCTGCGCCAGATGGAGTACTTCCTCGCCGTGGTGGAGGAGTCCTCCTTCACCCGCGCCGCGGACACCCTGCACGTCACCCAGCCGGCGCTCTCCCACCAGGTCAAGGCCCTGGAACGGTCCGTGGGCGGCGCCCTGCTGGAACGCATGCCGCGCGGGGTCCGGCTCACCCCCATGGGCCGCGCCTTCCTCCCGCACGCCCAGCTCGCCGTGCGCAGCGCCCGCCAGGCCGAGCGGGCCGCCCGGGCCGCGGCCGGAGTGGCCGGCGGTGAACTGCACCTCGCCACCGTGCACGCCGTCGCCGTCGGGCTGCTCCCGGGCGTCGTGGCCCGCTGGCGGGCCCTGTACCAGGGGGTGTCGCTGGTACTGCGCGAATACGGCTCCACCGAGGCGCTGGAGGAGCAACTGGAACGGGGCGTCGCCGACCTCGCGGTGGGACCGGAGCCCGCGCGGTGGACCGGGCCGCTGCTGCGCCTCGACCGGGAGGAACTGGTCGTCGTCGTCCCCTTCGACGATCCGCTCGCGCGGAGGGGCTCCGTCCGCCTCGCCGAGCTCGCCCACCGCGACTGGATCCGCTGCGCGATGGAGCCGCTGGTCGACGGCGTCCTCGTCCTCGACCGGGCCTGCGGCGAGGTCGGCTTCACCCCGCGCACGGTGCTCCGTACGGAACACACCTCGACGGCCGTACGGATGGCGGCCGCCGGGGTGGGCATCGTCATGGCCCCGGCCCACATGGTCCGGGGCGCCGTCGGCGAGGACTGCGTGCTGCTCTCCCTCGACCCGGCGTGGCACCGGCGCCTGGCGGTCTTCTCCCGGGTCCCGCTGACCGGCGCGGCCGCCGCCTTCGCGGAGCTCGTCCGGGCCGGGACCCCGACGGCGGGGGTTACGCCGACGCGGGACGGGAGTGGTCGGCCAGACTGA
- the lpdA gene encoding dihydrolipoyl dehydrogenase, giving the protein MTNDSTVDVIVIGGGTGGYSTALRASALGLTVLLAERDKVGGTCLHRGCIPSKAMLHAAELVDGVAEARERWGVRASVESVDWAALTATRDDILSRNHKGVEGHLEHAGVRVVRSSVRLTGPRSVRAEDGREFTATRGIVLATGSRPRTLPGLEPDGRTVVTSDDALFAPGLPASVLVLGGGAIGVEYASFHRSMGAEVTLVEAADRLVPLEDADVSRHLARGLKKRGIDVQTGARLEGAERLADGGVRAAVRTARGELRELRAERLLVAVGRVPVTDGLDLAAARLTADERGFVAPADWSRLETAVPGVHVVGDLLPPPSLGLAHASFAEGLLVAETLAGVASAPVDYAAVPRVTYSAPQTAAVGLTEAQAREAAYDVVVNTMPLTAVAKGMVHGQGGTVKVVAERDGRVLGVHLVGPHVSEMIAESQLIVGWDAEPSDVARHVHAHPTLSEAVGEAFLSLAGRGLHQQ; this is encoded by the coding sequence ATGACCAACGACAGCACCGTGGATGTGATCGTGATCGGCGGGGGCACCGGCGGCTACAGCACCGCCCTGCGCGCCTCGGCCCTGGGCCTGACCGTTCTGCTGGCGGAGCGCGACAAGGTCGGCGGGACCTGCCTGCACCGGGGGTGCATCCCCAGCAAGGCCATGCTGCACGCGGCCGAACTCGTCGACGGCGTGGCCGAGGCGCGTGAGCGCTGGGGGGTGCGGGCGAGCGTGGAGTCGGTGGACTGGGCGGCGCTCACCGCGACCCGGGACGACATCCTGTCCCGCAACCACAAGGGAGTGGAAGGGCACTTGGAGCATGCCGGGGTGCGTGTGGTGCGCAGCAGCGTGCGGTTGACCGGTCCGCGGTCGGTACGGGCCGAGGACGGGCGGGAGTTCACCGCCACCCGCGGGATCGTGCTGGCCACCGGGTCCCGGCCGCGTACGCTGCCCGGCCTGGAGCCCGACGGCCGCACGGTGGTGACCAGCGACGACGCGCTGTTCGCCCCCGGGCTGCCGGCTTCGGTCCTGGTGCTCGGCGGCGGGGCGATCGGGGTGGAGTACGCGTCCTTCCACCGTTCCATGGGCGCCGAGGTGACCCTGGTCGAGGCGGCGGACCGGCTGGTCCCGCTGGAGGACGCGGACGTGTCGCGCCATCTGGCGCGCGGGCTGAAGAAGCGCGGGATCGACGTGCAGACCGGCGCCCGGCTGGAGGGGGCCGAACGGCTCGCGGACGGCGGGGTGCGGGCGGCCGTACGCACCGCGCGCGGGGAGCTGCGGGAACTGCGGGCGGAGCGGCTGCTCGTGGCGGTCGGGCGGGTCCCGGTCACCGACGGGCTGGACCTCGCGGCGGCCCGGCTGACGGCCGACGAGCGCGGGTTCGTGGCGCCGGCCGACTGGTCGCGGCTGGAGACGGCCGTCCCGGGGGTCCACGTGGTGGGCGACCTGCTGCCGCCGCCCTCGCTCGGGCTGGCGCACGCGTCCTTCGCGGAGGGGCTGCTGGTCGCCGAGACCCTGGCCGGGGTGGCGAGCGCGCCGGTGGACTACGCGGCGGTGCCGCGGGTGACGTACTCGGCGCCGCAGACCGCCGCCGTCGGGCTGACGGAGGCGCAGGCGCGCGAGGCGGCGTACGACGTGGTGGTGAACACGATGCCGCTGACGGCCGTGGCGAAGGGCATGGTGCACGGGCAGGGCGGCACGGTGAAGGTGGTCGCGGAGCGGGACGGGCGGGTGCTGGGGGTGCACCTGGTGGGGCCGCACGTGTCGGAGATGATCGCGGAGAGCCAGCTGATCGTGGGCTGGGACGCGGAGCCCTCGGACGTTGCCCGCCACGTACACGCCCATCCGACCCTCTCGGAGGCGGTCGGCGAGGCCTTCCTGAGCCTGGCGGGCCGCGGCCTGCACCAGCAGTAG
- a CDS encoding M14 family zinc carboxypeptidase — MCYPTPQELGLAARALADEHPGEVRLRQAGTSRAGQPIWVLSVAATAGPGTVGPGGAVGPGGTNSPVGTDSPARPVCAGDPGGPGGANSPGGPGGAVGAGDPGGIGGTGGTGGTRNVLVVAGAHANEPVGGATALALARRILREPAPRAGCGWHFLLCADPDGADLHRTPRPYSLLDYHRYFYRPPGPEQPEWAPSLLPADRLPPETLALTALIDELRPVLQVSLHATDLGGSWVQLTRDIPGLAEPFGKSAAELRIPVENGASDAAGWPSPGPGIFVIPQPGSEAAGAFHPEDTRLSTWYHAHRYAGTTAIVEVPMWASDLVDDPAPHPDPRGALRMLAGRLTADAALVGAARERARSRERPVPGAYEDPAAAPLLRAVDWTLALIPLITAEWTGAGAPAEATAAYIASIDAFGRRLSLRAAAMLLRVLRPEGHPAAPGLDRLVTGWCEEFAARFGARWIPVATQVEHQSRTVLAAYEKLVAAGRSTGRA; from the coding sequence ATGTGCTACCCCACACCGCAGGAACTCGGGCTGGCCGCCCGCGCTCTGGCGGACGAACACCCCGGCGAGGTCCGGCTCCGCCAGGCCGGCACCTCGCGGGCCGGGCAGCCGATCTGGGTACTGTCCGTCGCGGCGACAGCAGGGCCCGGCACGGTCGGCCCCGGCGGCGCGGTCGGCCCTGGCGGCACGAACAGCCCGGTCGGCACAGACAGCCCGGCCCGCCCGGTCTGCGCGGGCGACCCCGGCGGCCCCGGCGGCGCGAACAGCCCGGGCGGCCCGGGCGGCGCGGTCGGCGCGGGCGACCCCGGCGGCATCGGCGGCACCGGCGGCACCGGCGGCACCCGCAACGTCCTCGTCGTCGCCGGCGCGCACGCCAACGAGCCCGTCGGCGGCGCCACGGCGCTCGCGCTCGCCCGCCGGATCCTGCGCGAGCCGGCACCGCGCGCGGGCTGCGGCTGGCACTTCCTGCTCTGCGCCGACCCGGACGGCGCGGACCTGCACCGCACGCCCCGCCCGTACTCGCTGCTTGACTACCACCGGTACTTCTACCGGCCTCCCGGACCCGAACAGCCCGAGTGGGCGCCGTCTTTACTGCCCGCGGACCGGCTGCCGCCGGAGACCCTGGCGCTGACCGCGCTCATCGACGAGCTGCGGCCGGTCCTCCAGGTCTCCCTGCACGCCACCGATCTCGGCGGCTCCTGGGTGCAGCTCACGCGGGACATCCCCGGCCTCGCCGAGCCGTTCGGCAAATCGGCCGCCGAGCTGCGCATCCCGGTGGAGAACGGGGCCTCGGACGCCGCCGGCTGGCCCTCCCCCGGGCCCGGGATCTTCGTGATACCCCAGCCGGGGAGCGAGGCCGCCGGCGCGTTCCACCCCGAGGACACCCGCCTGAGCACCTGGTACCACGCCCACCGGTACGCCGGCACCACCGCGATCGTCGAAGTCCCCATGTGGGCCTCCGACCTGGTGGACGATCCGGCCCCGCACCCCGACCCGCGCGGCGCCCTGCGGATGCTGGCCGGGCGGCTCACGGCGGACGCAGCGCTCGTCGGCGCGGCCCGCGAGCGGGCCCGGAGCCGGGAGCGGCCGGTTCCGGGCGCGTACGAGGACCCGGCGGCGGCCCCGCTGCTGCGCGCGGTGGACTGGACGCTCGCGCTGATCCCCCTGATCACCGCCGAGTGGACCGGCGCCGGCGCCCCCGCCGAGGCCACGGCGGCGTACATCGCCAGCATCGACGCCTTCGGGCGCCGGCTGTCGCTGCGCGCGGCGGCGATGCTGCTGCGGGTCCTGCGCCCCGAGGGGCATCCGGCGGCGCCCGGGCTGGACCGGCTGGTCACCGGGTGGTGCGAGGAGTTCGCGGCCCGGTTCGGGGCCCGCTGGATCCCCGTGGCCACCCAGGTGGAGCACCAGTCCCGTACCGTCCTGGCCGCCTACGAGAAGCTCGTGGCGGCCGGCCGCTCCACGGGCAGGGCGTAG
- a CDS encoding GNAT family N-acetyltransferase — protein MEHTPVIRRARVGDLPRLVELIHEHVAYEKSAPRPADLAGRLGPRLFAEDSRLWVLLAENADGVVAGYAACSAEFAFWDAREHLHMDCLYLAAAARGQGLGAALMEGVTELARELGLEQVQWQTPDWNEGAIRFYDRLGAASNPKFRYALPVERPAATSFS, from the coding sequence ATGGAACACACGCCTGTCATCCGCCGCGCCCGGGTCGGGGACCTGCCCCGGCTGGTCGAACTCATCCACGAGCACGTCGCCTACGAGAAGTCGGCCCCCCGCCCCGCGGACCTCGCCGGGCGGCTCGGCCCGCGGCTGTTCGCCGAGGACTCCCGGCTGTGGGTGCTGCTCGCCGAGAACGCCGACGGCGTCGTCGCCGGATACGCCGCCTGCTCGGCCGAGTTCGCCTTCTGGGACGCGCGGGAGCACCTGCACATGGACTGCCTCTACCTGGCCGCGGCCGCCCGCGGCCAGGGCCTCGGCGCCGCCCTGATGGAGGGCGTGACGGAGCTGGCCCGCGAGCTGGGCCTGGAACAGGTCCAGTGGCAGACCCCCGACTGGAACGAGGGGGCGATCCGCTTCTACGACCGCCTCGGCGCCGCCTCGAACCCCAAGTTCCGCTACGCCCTGCCCGTGGAGCGGCCGGCCGCCACGAGCTTCTCGTAG
- a CDS encoding DUF1707 and FHA domain-containing protein: MTSSFELPAFPAPRLSDAERDRALGQLREGAALGKLSHDTFLRRMELALVARRSEDLAVLTADLQSREAAESPWTRRLFGWVGRVSAVSAGVRRAWTAERLPKLLLPHPSAAALRIGRDPGNGLRLSHETVSRMHAELSLRDGVWVLKDLGSTNGTSVNGRRVTGSAVVRDGDQVSFGNMSFRLSAG; the protein is encoded by the coding sequence GTGACGTCGAGTTTCGAACTTCCTGCCTTTCCCGCGCCGCGGCTGTCGGACGCCGAGCGAGACCGTGCGCTGGGCCAGCTCAGGGAGGGCGCGGCCCTCGGCAAGCTGTCCCACGACACCTTCCTGCGCCGCATGGAACTCGCCCTGGTGGCCCGCCGTTCCGAGGACCTCGCGGTCCTCACCGCCGACCTCCAGTCCAGGGAGGCCGCCGAAAGCCCGTGGACCCGTCGGCTGTTCGGCTGGGTCGGCCGGGTCTCGGCGGTGTCCGCCGGTGTCCGGCGCGCCTGGACCGCCGAGCGGCTGCCCAAGCTGCTGCTGCCGCATCCGAGCGCGGCGGCCCTGCGGATCGGCCGCGACCCCGGCAACGGGCTGCGGCTCAGCCACGAGACCGTCTCCCGGATGCACGCGGAACTGAGCCTGCGCGACGGGGTGTGGGTGCTCAAGGACCTCGGCTCCACCAACGGCACCAGCGTCAACGGGCGCCGCGTGACGGGCTCCGCGGTCGTCCGCGACGGGGACCAGGTCAGCTTCGGGAACATGAGCTTCCGGCTCTCTGCGGGCTGA
- the treZ gene encoding malto-oligosyltrehalose trehalohydrolase, with protein sequence MQFEVWAPLSGRVALRLDDVTYDMARDPDRDGWWTAQAPAGDGSRYGFLLDEETSPRPDPRGRRLPDGPDGLSAVVDFDVLAPQPAPSPRVPLQDAVLYELHVGTFTPEGTFDAAAARLGHLVSLGITHVELMPVCSFAGRHGWGYDGVAPWAVHEPYGGPAGLARFTAAAHAAGLGVVLDVVHNHLGPSGNHLPAFGPYFTDTHHTPWGSAVNLDAPGSDEVRAYLLGSALAWLRDYGLDGLRLDAVHALADGRALTFLEELSAAVEGLAAESGRPLFLIAESDRCDPRTTTPRATGGLGLNAQWNDDFHHALHCALTGESQAYYADFAEAPLAALAKTLSRVFFHDGTWSSFRGRTHGRPVDHRRTPAHRFVGYSQTHDQIGNRALGDRLSASLSPGLLACAAAVALTGPFVPMLFMGEEWGARTPWQYFTDHPDPELAEAVRSGRRREFAAHGWKAEEIPDPQDPATRDRSCLDWSEPEQPLHARLLGWYRTLVALRRTHPDLRDPDLAAVRVAHDEERRWLTFRRGDVRVAVNLSAEPVTIALGRNGVRVLASWEPLEHPGPDGRIHLPGESAVVLGP encoded by the coding sequence GTGCAGTTCGAGGTGTGGGCACCGCTGTCGGGCCGGGTCGCCCTGCGACTCGACGACGTGACGTACGACATGGCACGCGATCCGGACCGGGACGGCTGGTGGACCGCGCAGGCCCCGGCCGGGGACGGCAGCCGCTACGGCTTCCTCCTGGACGAGGAGACCTCCCCGCGGCCCGACCCGCGCGGCCGGCGGCTGCCGGACGGCCCCGACGGGCTGTCGGCCGTCGTCGACTTCGACGTCCTGGCCCCCCAGCCCGCGCCGTCACCGCGCGTCCCGCTCCAGGACGCGGTCCTCTACGAGCTCCACGTCGGCACCTTCACCCCCGAGGGCACCTTCGACGCGGCCGCGGCCCGCCTCGGCCACCTCGTCTCCCTCGGGATCACGCACGTGGAGCTGATGCCGGTGTGCTCCTTCGCCGGCCGGCACGGCTGGGGCTACGACGGGGTCGCGCCCTGGGCGGTGCACGAACCGTACGGCGGCCCGGCCGGCCTGGCCCGGTTCACGGCCGCCGCGCACGCGGCCGGGCTGGGCGTGGTCCTCGACGTGGTGCACAACCACCTCGGGCCGTCCGGCAACCACCTGCCCGCCTTCGGCCCGTACTTCACCGACACCCACCACACCCCGTGGGGCTCCGCGGTCAACCTGGACGCGCCCGGCTCCGACGAGGTGCGCGCGTACCTCCTCGGCAGCGCGCTGGCCTGGCTGCGCGACTACGGCCTCGACGGCCTGAGGCTGGACGCCGTGCACGCGCTGGCCGACGGGCGGGCGCTGACCTTCCTGGAGGAGCTGTCCGCGGCCGTCGAAGGGCTCGCCGCGGAGTCCGGCCGGCCGCTGTTCCTGATCGCCGAGTCCGACCGGTGCGACCCGCGCACCACCACCCCGCGCGCCACCGGCGGCCTGGGCCTGAACGCCCAGTGGAACGACGACTTCCACCACGCCCTGCACTGCGCGCTGACCGGTGAGTCCCAGGCGTACTACGCCGATTTCGCCGAGGCCCCGCTGGCCGCCCTGGCCAAGACCCTCAGCCGGGTCTTCTTCCACGACGGGACCTGGTCCTCCTTCCGGGGCCGCACGCACGGCCGGCCGGTGGACCACCGCCGCACCCCGGCCCACCGGTTCGTCGGCTACTCCCAGACCCACGACCAGATCGGCAACCGGGCCCTCGGCGACCGGCTCTCGGCCTCGCTCTCCCCCGGGCTGCTGGCCTGCGCGGCGGCGGTGGCGCTGACCGGGCCCTTCGTGCCGATGCTGTTCATGGGTGAGGAGTGGGGCGCCCGCACCCCGTGGCAGTACTTCACCGACCACCCCGACCCGGAGCTAGCCGAGGCGGTGCGCAGCGGCCGGCGCAGGGAGTTCGCGGCGCACGGCTGGAAGGCCGAGGAGATCCCCGACCCGCAGGACCCGGCGACCCGGGACCGCTCCTGCCTGGACTGGTCGGAGCCCGAACAGCCGCTCCACGCCCGCCTGCTGGGGTGGTACCGCACCCTGGTCGCGCTCCGCCGCACCCACCCGGACCTGCGCGACCCGGACCTGGCGGCGGTCCGGGTCGCCCACGACGAGGAGCGGCGCTGGCTGACCTTCCGGCGGGGCGACGTACGGGTGGCCGTGAACCTCTCCGCCGAGCCGGTGACGATCGCGCTGGGCCGCAACGGGGTACGGGTGCTGGCGTCCTGGGAACCGCTCGAACACCCCGGCCCCGACGGGCGGATCCACCTGCCCGGCGAGTCGGCGGTCGTCCTCGGCCCCTGA
- a CDS encoding aminopeptidase P family protein has protein sequence MTDDTDAAGPAPFTAADYAARMAAAAQSAAGAGLAGLLIAPGPDLTHLTGYRPTAETERLTLLVLAAGQDPVLVVPALEAPDAAKAPGAGALTLRDWADGKDPYALTAPLLDLRGRFGVSDNTWSLHLLGLQRQLPNTSYAALTDCLPMLRAVKDARELERLAAAGAAADAAYAQILHLPFAGRRETDVAADLAALLRTHGHSQVDFTVVGSGPNGADPHHEAGERVIRHGDTVVLDFGGLRFGYGSDISRTVHVGEPTAEERRVHDIVREAQQAGFAAVRPGVACQDVDRAARAVITEFGYGDRFIHRTGHGIGVTTHEPPYMVEGEEQPLVPGMCFSIEPGVYLPGRFGVRIEDIVTVTEDGGRRLNNAPRELAVVE, from the coding sequence ATGACCGATGACACCGACGCCGCCGGCCCCGCCCCCTTCACCGCGGCCGACTACGCCGCCCGCATGGCCGCGGCCGCGCAGAGCGCCGCCGGGGCGGGGCTCGCCGGACTGCTGATCGCCCCCGGCCCCGACCTCACCCACCTCACCGGATACCGCCCCACCGCCGAGACGGAACGGCTGACCCTCCTCGTCCTGGCCGCCGGGCAGGACCCGGTGCTCGTCGTCCCCGCCCTGGAGGCGCCCGACGCGGCCAAGGCCCCCGGAGCCGGTGCGCTGACCCTGCGCGACTGGGCCGACGGGAAGGACCCGTACGCCCTGACCGCCCCGCTGCTGGACCTCCGCGGCCGCTTCGGGGTCAGCGACAACACCTGGTCCCTGCATCTCCTCGGCCTCCAGAGGCAGTTGCCGAACACCTCCTACGCGGCGCTGACCGACTGCCTGCCCATGCTCCGCGCCGTCAAGGACGCGCGGGAGCTGGAGCGCCTCGCCGCGGCCGGAGCCGCCGCCGACGCCGCCTACGCGCAGATCCTCCACCTTCCCTTCGCCGGCCGCCGGGAGACCGACGTCGCCGCCGACCTGGCCGCCCTGCTGCGCACGCACGGCCACTCCCAGGTCGACTTCACCGTCGTCGGCTCCGGGCCCAACGGGGCCGACCCGCACCACGAGGCCGGCGAGCGCGTCATCCGCCACGGCGACACGGTGGTCCTCGACTTCGGCGGCCTGCGCTTCGGCTACGGCTCCGACATCTCCCGCACGGTGCACGTCGGCGAGCCCACCGCCGAGGAGCGGCGGGTCCACGACATCGTCCGCGAGGCCCAGCAGGCCGGGTTCGCGGCGGTCCGGCCGGGCGTCGCCTGCCAGGACGTGGACCGGGCGGCCCGGGCCGTGATCACCGAGTTCGGGTACGGCGACCGCTTCATCCACCGCACCGGCCACGGCATCGGCGTCACCACCCACGAGCCCCCGTACATGGTCGAGGGCGAGGAGCAGCCCCTGGTCCCCGGCATGTGCTTCTCCATCGAGCCGGGCGTGTACCTGCCGGGCCGGTTCGGCGTCCGCATCGAGGACATCGTGACCGTCACCGAGGACGGCGGGCGCCGCCTGAACAACGCCCCGCGCGAGCTCGCCGTCGTCGAGTAG
- a CDS encoding LysR family transcriptional regulator — protein MDPHLLRTFVAVARLASFSGAARELGYTQSAVSQHIAALEGDLRAELLTRRPVAPTAAGVRLLEHAGPLLLRLDAARADVLRLAAAPPGRVTLAASPLAVGPRLLAALPATGVTLRVLPPAEVPAAVATGGCDLGLVDGPAAPSDPLRLPDVAPLTVTGAGEEELAVLLPEGHPFAGRAAVRLDDLADARWIDAPGIGLPLTAARASVRYEGTDLLALCALAAAGHGLVLLPRRVAEAAGAGVAVPLSAPRLVHRTELLSPGAPTGAAAALAARLTAGSPV, from the coding sequence ATGGATCCACACCTGCTCCGCACCTTCGTCGCCGTGGCCCGGCTCGCCTCCTTCTCCGGCGCCGCCCGCGAGCTGGGCTACACCCAGTCCGCCGTCTCCCAGCACATCGCCGCGCTGGAGGGGGACCTGCGGGCGGAGCTCCTCACCCGCCGGCCCGTCGCACCGACCGCGGCCGGGGTGCGGCTCCTGGAGCACGCCGGACCGCTGCTGCTGCGGCTCGACGCCGCACGGGCCGACGTGCTGCGGCTGGCCGCCGCCCCGCCCGGGCGCGTCACGCTCGCCGCGTCCCCGCTCGCCGTCGGCCCCCGGCTGCTCGCCGCCCTGCCCGCCACCGGGGTCACCCTGCGCGTGCTGCCCCCGGCCGAGGTGCCCGCCGCCGTGGCCACCGGCGGCTGTGACCTCGGGCTGGTCGACGGCCCGGCCGCGCCGAGCGACCCGCTGCGGCTGCCCGACGTCGCACCCCTCACCGTGACCGGCGCGGGGGAGGAGGAGCTGGCCGTGCTGCTGCCCGAGGGACACCCCTTCGCCGGGCGCGCCGCCGTCCGCCTGGACGACCTCGCCGACGCCCGCTGGATCGACGCCCCCGGCATCGGCCTGCCGCTCACCGCCGCCCGGGCCTCCGTCCGCTACGAGGGCACCGACCTGCTCGCCCTCTGCGCGCTGGCCGCCGCCGGGCACGGCCTCGTCCTCCTCCCGCGCCGCGTCGCCGAGGCCGCCGGCGCGGGCGTCGCCGTACCGCTGTCCGCCCCGCGCCTGGTGCACCGTACGGAACTGCTCTCGCCCGGAGCCCCGACCGGCGCGGCCGCCGCCCTCGCCGCACGGCTCACGGCAGGATCCCCCGTATGA